In Sphaeramia orbicularis chromosome 5, fSphaOr1.1, whole genome shotgun sequence, a genomic segment contains:
- the ccdc120b gene encoding coiled-coil domain-containing protein 120: MEVKGQLITSMGLGAPDVQGCQDSKLQAERIAALQERKQALEALLSSRVVELKQVCLQEAELTGKLPRVFPLETGEKPPLVQRRTGLVPDSKAEDEAAQRKQMKTIFTGALYRHSESDRNVPNSKRTVHRGCHTEDTVMSESTSSMSDSTSHDNESSPSVAADQRSLSQPRLTVGSPDHRISRKLSPVEIYYEMRTRRNSVTSSVSPTHSLPRSASNVEGRSVPATPLLARTAPISVHVRSDVSGGNGLKQWSGSLDVPYMIPLAQEGSSSDHRGCPYSSRARRSNSSEALLDRSSLPDDPAPRNGMPPRGGPYKSSETLTDGKLRHIHLGSPERHVDSSVDQAKLRLSMGGKGAGPGYNELLMDYIWGKQQKMQVQHHLYQSTGRIWQDMSSPRSSTAAVPPHTNGFSHSQVHLPSAAPPYSPMVLRGSQAELRRVKVTRTKSCGPFIPLQQHGHDAILLSAYESPLPASGTTTSSIPNLHPYQTELSGPAFGRRPPQFSLPTPEDSTRSLHKALALEGLRDWYLRNALGYPPAASKGHEAGVSRLSHPHPLMHQAQSVQGEPANLHRPQIPQSASFHGHPLHGRSMEFSLYQENPQTQETTPKEPSADPGTLV, translated from the exons ATGGAGGTCAAAGGACAACTGATCACATCCATGGGACTGGGGGCTCCAG ATGTTCAAGGCTGCCAGGACAGCAAGCTGCAGGCTGAGAGAATCGCAGCTCTGCAGGAGAGGAAGCAGGCCCTGGAGGCTCTGCTCAGCAGCAGAGTGGTAGAGCTCAAACAAGTCTGTTTGCAGGAAGCA GAGTTGACGGGGAAGCTGCCACGTGTTTTCCCCTTGGAGACAGGAGAGAAACCCCCATTGGTGCAGCGCAGAACTGGCCTGGTGCCCGACTCCAAGGCAGAG GATGAGGCGGCCCAGAGGAAGCAGATGAAAACCATCTTCACCGGTGCTTTGTACCGGCACTCAGAGTCTGACAGAAATGTCCCAAACAGCAAGAGGACGGTTCACAGGGGGTGTCACACAG AGGACACTGTCATGTCAGAGAGTACGAGCTCCATGTCTGACTCAACATCCCATGATAACG AGTCGTCTCCGAGCGTCGCTGCTGACCAACGCTCTCTGTCGCAGCCTCGCCTCACTGTGGGCAGCCCTGACCACAGAATCAGCAGGAAACTGTCACCAGTGGAGATCTACTACGAGATGAGGACGCGCCGCAATTCAGTCACAAGCTCTGTCAG CCCAACGCACTCATTACCAAGAAGTGCATCGAATGTTGAAGGCCGAAGTGTTCCAGCGACTCCTCTTTTGGCTCGAACGGCTCCCATCAGCGTGCACGTCAG GTCGGATGTTTCAGGGGGTAACGGGTTGAAGCAGTGGTCCGGTAGTCTGGACGTTCCCTACATGATCCCGTTGGCTCAGGAGGGCTCGTCGTCCGACCACCGCGGCTGCCCTTACAGCTCCCGTGCCCGTCGCAGTAACAGCTCAGAGGCCCTGCTGGACAGATCGAGCCTCCCTGATGATCCAGCGCCCAGGAACGGGATGCCCCCCAGAGGAGGACCTTACAAGAGCTCCGAGACACTGACTGACGGGAAGCTGCGCCACATTCATTTGGGGAGTCCTGAGAGACACGTGGACAGCTCTGTGGACCAGGCCAAACTGCGCCTCTCCATGGGGGGCAAAGGGGCAGGGCCAGGCTACAACGAGCTGCTCATGGACTACATCTGGGGGAAGCAGCAGAAGATGCAAGTGCAACACCACCTGTACCAATCCACGGGCCGGATCTGGCAGGACATGTCCTCTCCCCGCTCGTCCACAGCGGCGGTGCCTCCCCACACCAACGGCTTCTCCCATTCCCAGGTGCACCTCCCCAGCGCTGCACCACCTTACAGCCCCATGGTCCTACGGGGGTCCCAGGCTGAACTGCGCAGGGTCAAAGTAACCAGAACCAAATCCTGTGGCCCCTTTATTCCTTTACAACAACACGGCCATGACGCTATTCTCCTGTCGGCCTACGAGTCTCCTCTTCCTGCTTCGGGCACCACCACGTCCTCCATCCCCAACCTGCACCCCTACCAGACCGAGCTGTCTGGTCCCGCCTTCGGTCGCAGACCCCCACAGTTCTCCCTCCCCACCCCGGAGGACTCAACACGCAGCCTGCATAAAGCCCTGGCTCTGGAGGGGCTGAGGGACTGGTACCTTAGGAACGCCCTGGGGTACCCTCCTGCTGCCTCCAAAGGCCACGAAGCAGGGGTCTCTCGCCTGTCGCACCCCCACCCTCTGATGCACCAGGCCCAGTCTGTTCAAGGTGAACCAGCCAACCTGCACCGGCCTCAGATCCCTCAGTCCGCCAGCTTCCACGGTCACCCGCTGCATGGAAG GTCGATGGAGTTCTCTCTGTATCAGGAGAATCCACAGACGCAGGAGACGACCCCAAAGGAACCCAGTGCGGACCCGGGTACCCTGGTCTGA